Part of the Flagellimonas eckloniae genome, CCTTTTAACGGACAACCTCCGGTGGTGTTGGCGCATAGAAAACAATAGGCTGTAGGCTGTAGGCTGTAGGCTGTAGGCTGTAGGCTGTAGGCTGTAGGCTGTAGGCTGTAGGCTGTAGGCTGTAAAACTATAAAATCCAGACAACTGATTACTGATTACTAAACATTGTACCTAAACTGTCACACATATTATAGTATACGCTACGGCACCTTCTCAGAGCTGGAACTCTTGGAGCTTGCCCAACAAAACCACGTAACCCGTTTGGTACTGACTGATATCAATAACACTTCTGCAGGACTCAATTTTGTGAGAAAGGCTTCGGAATACAGTATCACCCCCCTTTTAGGAATTGATTTTAGAAATGGGGTAAAACCTTGTTTCTTGGGAATTGCCAAAAACAACGAAGGCTACCTGGAATTGAACAACTTTTTGTCGCACCATCTTCACGAAACTTTGGAAATTCCACAACGGGCTCCCGCTTTTAAAAATGCATTTATAGTCTATCCGTTTGAGCAAGTCTTGTTAAATGAACTCGAGAATTTTTCGGAACATGAATTTATTGGAGTTTCCATCACCGATTTAAGAAGATTGCCCTTTTCCAGATTGGTCAAGCTAAAAAAGAAATTGGTCGTGCAGCAACCGGTCACTTTTAGGAACAAGGCCGATTTTAATGCCCATCGCTTGCTACGAGCTATTGACAATAACGTGTTGTTGAGTAAACTTCCACAGGAAGAAGAGGCCAACGAAGCCGAAAAAATGTTTCCCATCCAAAACCTGGCCACCGCCTTTTCAGAATATCCTTTTATTTTGGAGAACACTGAAAAGCTACTAAACCAGTGTACTATACATTTTGATTTTTCAAAGGGGCGAAAGCCACAAAACCTTCAAAACTACACAGGTAGTATAAAAGAAGATGAACAACTCATTGAAAAATTATGTCGTGAAGGTCTCCCCTATCGTTATAAAAAAATTGACACATCCATCAAGAAACGATTGGACAAGGAGTTGGATCTCATTAAAAAAATGGGGTTCGTCTCCTATTTTTTGATCAATTGGGATATTGTTTCCGAAGCATCCCGAAGGGGTTTTTATTATGTGGGGCGAGGTAGTGGTGCCAATAGCATTGTGGCCTACCTGCTTCGCATTACCGATGTGGACCCCATGGAACTCGACCTCTATTTTGAACGATTTATCAATTTATACCGTGCTAATCCGCCAGATTTTGACATTGATTTTTCCTGGCGAGACAGGCCGGCTATGACCCAATACATTTTTGAACGTTTTGAACACGTTGCCCTTTTGGGCACCTATGTTACTTTTAAGGAGCGTGGTATTATCCGGGAACTGGGAAAAGTCTTTGGGCTCCCCAAGCAGGAAATCGATTTTTTGTCTACAGGAAGGTACAATCCAAATCAACTGGACAGTATGTCCAAGCTTGTCCTTAAATATGGTAAATTACTGAAGGGAAAACCCAATTACCTCAGCATTCACGCAGGCGGAATTTTAATCAGTGAAAAACCGTTGCATTGGTTCTCAGCTACCCATCTTCCTCCAAAAGGATTCTCCACTACCCAGTACGACATGGTCATTGCAGAAGATGTTGGACTTTACAAATTTGACATCTTGGGCCAACGCGGATTGGGAAAAATAAAGGAGGCCTTGGAAATTGTAGCCTATAATCAACCTGAAAAACATCAGAATATTGACATTCACGACATCCAAGGTTTCAAAACGGACGATACCATAAACAACCTCATCAAAACTGCACAGTGCATGGGGTGCTTTTATGTGGAATCACCTGCTATGCGAATGCTGCTCAAAAAATTGGAAG contains:
- a CDS encoding DNA polymerase III subunit alpha; amino-acid sequence: MYLNCHTYYSIRYGTFSELELLELAQQNHVTRLVLTDINNTSAGLNFVRKASEYSITPLLGIDFRNGVKPCFLGIAKNNEGYLELNNFLSHHLHETLEIPQRAPAFKNAFIVYPFEQVLLNELENFSEHEFIGVSITDLRRLPFSRLVKLKKKLVVQQPVTFRNKADFNAHRLLRAIDNNVLLSKLPQEEEANEAEKMFPIQNLATAFSEYPFILENTEKLLNQCTIHFDFSKGRKPQNLQNYTGSIKEDEQLIEKLCREGLPYRYKKIDTSIKKRLDKELDLIKKMGFVSYFLINWDIVSEASRRGFYYVGRGSGANSIVAYLLRITDVDPMELDLYFERFINLYRANPPDFDIDFSWRDRPAMTQYIFERFEHVALLGTYVTFKERGIIRELGKVFGLPKQEIDFLSTGRYNPNQLDSMSKLVLKYGKLLKGKPNYLSIHAGGILISEKPLHWFSATHLPPKGFSTTQYDMVIAEDVGLYKFDILGQRGLGKIKEALEIVAYNQPEKHQNIDIHDIQGFKTDDTINNLIKTAQCMGCFYVESPAMRMLLKKLEVDNYLGLVAASSIIRPGVAKSGMMREYILRHRHKGRAKEKAHPVMLDIMPDTYGVMVYQEDVIKVAHHFAGLDLGEADVLRRGMSGKFRSREEFQKVKDKFISNCRKKGYSDTLIYEVWNQVASFAGYAFAKGHSASYAVESYQSLFLRAYFPLEYLVAVLNNGGGFYRSEFYIHDARMMGATIHPPCVNNSNIANRICGSHIYLGMLYLRDLESRVMERIVKERTLNGHFVSLEGFLDRVMISVEQLAILIRIDAFRFTRINKHELLWKAHLMLSKNDRLEHPKLFPPRHQKFQIPKLHTTDLETAFEELELLGFALCSPFELLAEPPKNTHGQRNLHRYLNKHIDIYGYLITVKNTSTHTGKRMHFATMVDQHGEVFDTVLFPSVAAKYHFRGKGIYRFYGKVVEEFGFLSIEVIKIQKQDYISDPRYADMKTSKKLFESRVSRNISSGNQ